The Mannheimia pernigra sequence TTGCTCGGGCAAGGGCTGCCGCCACTGCTGCTTTACGTGGATCTGTTTCGGCAATTTCAGCTTCACTGTTTGCAATATTTTCCGATTTTTCGACCGCTTGTTGAGCGGCTTTTTTCGCTTTCGCTCGGGCAAGGGCTGCCGCCACTGCTGCTTTGCGTGGATCCGTTTCGGCAGTTTCAGCTTCACTGTTTGCAATATTTTCCGATTTTTCGACCGCTTGTTGAGCGGCTTTTTTCGCTTTCGCTCGGGCAAGGGCTGCCGCCACTGCTGCTTTGCGTGGATCCGTTTCGGTAGTTTCAGCTTCGCTATTTGCAATATTTTCCGATTTTTCGACCGCTTGTTCTGCCTGCTTGGCTAAACGTCTGGCTTTGCGTTGTGCCATTACATCGCGATTATCAGGTTCGCCGTTGGATTTTACTTGCACGTCTGTTGGAGCTTCTGGCACGGTTTCAGCTGCTTTTTTCGCTTTCAAGCGTTCAAGAGCCGCTTTTACAGGATCGACACCACCTTCATTTGCCACGTCTTCACGGCGTTTTTCAGCTGCTTTAGTAATCCGAGCGGTACGGGCATCTCGTTCTTTTTGTAAACGAGCCTCTCTTGCTTCAAAACGGATTTTAGCCTCTTCTGCTTTGCGAGCTTTTTCCTCAATTTCATTGATTTTCGCTTTTTCTTGGCGGAAATATTGAATGAGCGGAATATAGCTTGGGCAGACGTAAGCACAAACGCCACATTCAATACAAGCATCTAAATTATATTCTTTGGATTTATCGTGATCTTCTGCTCTTGCAAACCAATAAAGCTGCTGAGGCAATAAGCCAACAGGACAAGCATCTGAGCAGTTTGAGCAACGAATGCAACTACGTTCTAGCTCAGGTGGCGAATATTCAAAATGGTCGGGGGCAATTAAACAGTTTACCGTTTTGGTCACTGGAGATTGCAGCGAGGGCAAAATAAAACCCATCATTGGGCCACCTAAAAATACAGGAAAACGTTTATCTGCTTGATAATCCACTTGTTCCAATAAATGCTGAATGGGTGTACCGAGCCTTGCCCATACATTGCCTTTATTACGAATTTTATCGCCCGTTAAGGTCACAACTCGTTCAATTAAGGGCTCGTCATCAATAATAGCTCGTTTAACCGCATACGCTGTGCCAACATTGTGCATTACAATACCCATTTGAATGGTGCGTTGTCCTACGGGAATTTCAAGCCCAGTTAAAACTTGGATTAATTGATCTGATGCACCAGATGGATATTTTGTTGGAATGGCACGCACAAACATATCATTTGAGCCTTTTAACGCCTCTTCTAATGCTTTAATAGCGTGCGGTTTGTTATCTTCAATCGCAATCACCACTTCTTCAGGGCGAAGCACATAACGTAAGATCCGAATGCCTTCAATCAGATCACGTGCACAATCTTGCATTAGGCGATCATCACAAGTGATGTAAGGCTCACATTCCGCTCCATTAATCACGAGCAGTTTGCAGCGTTTATCCGCTAGGCTTAATTTTGTGGCGGTTGGGAACACCGCACCACCAAGCCCTGCAATGCCATATTCGTAAACTTTTTGGATAATTTGATCGCTTGTAAGGCTTAAGAAATCCTCAATCGGTTGTCGTTCAATCCATTTATCTTTGCCATCCGTCTCAATGATGATCGTCATTTCCGCTAAACCTGACGCATGCGTTGAAACATAAGGCTCAATGCCGATAACTCGCCCAGATGTCGGGCTGTGTACGGGTAATTGCCGGTAATGCTCACCTTTTGTGAGTGGTTGCCCTTTCAGTACAAAATCGCCCACTTTTACTATTAATTCACCAGGAAAACCAGAATGCTGCACCAACGGCACGTAGAAAAAGCGAGGTAAATTAAGCGTTCTAATTGGCTTGCTATTAGATTGGCTTTTATTTTCGATTGGGTGAATACCACCCGGGAAGTCCCATAATTTACTACTGGCTTTATTTTGACGGATTCTCTCAATCACTAAATTAGGATTGCTCATTTTTACCTCCGCCTGTTACTAATTTTTTCTGTAATTCAGTTGTATTTACTACAGGAATAATTAAATCTTGATCGAACTTCCAGTTCCACGATTGCGTGGTTTGTTTCACTGGAATCATTTCAATACAATTGGTTGGACAAGGTGCAACACAGAGCTCGCAGCCTGTACAGAGATCAGGAATAATCGTGTGCATTGCCTTATTCGTACCAATAATGGCATCAACAGGACAAGCCTGAATACATTTAGTACAACCAATACACAAATTCTCAATAACAAAAGCCACTTTCACTTCGGGCTCTTCTATGCCATCCATTGGTGGTACGTCAATACCCAAAAGATTTGCAAGATTTACCACCAACGGCTGCCCACCTGGCACACATTTTGTAATCACATCACCATTGGCGATCGCCTCTGCATAAGGTTTACAGCCTGGATAACCACATTGACCGCATTGGCTTTGAGGCAATAACGCATCAATTTGATCAACGATAGGATCAGATTCCACTTTGAGTTTAATCGAGAAATAACCCAAAATTGCCCCGAAAATAAGTGCAATAACAGCAATAGCGATAAGAATATAAACGATAATTGGTAAATCAAGCATTAGAGTTTCACCAATCCTGTAAAGCCCATAAAGGCAAGCGACATTAGTCCTGCGGTAATTAAAGCGATAGCTGCCCCTTGAAATGGACGAGGTACATCAGCTGCCGCCAAACGTTCACGCAGTGCAGCAAACAGTACTAAAACAAGCGAGAAACCTACCGCGGCACCAAAACCATAAAGTACAGATTCAACAAGATTATTAGCTAAATTCACATTTAATAACGCAACGCCTAGCACGGCACAATTGGTGGTGATAAGGGGTAAATAAATCCCTAATAAACGATACAGCGTCGGGCTGGTTTTGTGTACGATCATCTCTGTTAATTGCACAATCACGGCGATCACTAAAATAAACACCAATGTGCGTAAAAATTGTGCATTTAACGGCACAAGTAGATAAGCCTCCACCAAATAGGCAGAGAGAGAGGCAACCGTCAGCACAAAGGTAGTTGCCATCCCCATTCCAATGGCAGTTTCAACCTTTTTAGAGACACCCATAAACGGACAAAGCCCTAGAAATTTCACAAGGACAAAGTTGTTTATAAGTGCTGTACTGATGATTAACAGAATATAATCGACCATAAATTCCACAATATAAAAAAACAAGCGGTCAAATTTGCATAGTTTTTTGCAACTTTTTGATGAAATTAGACCGCTTGAGCGTAATTCAAATAAAAATAACGTAATATTATCCCTTGTTTTTTACTCATTCACAATAAGAAATCATAGGTACTTTTTTAAGCCCAAAACTGCCCTATATTTCAAGGCAAAATTCAAGTAGAATAGGGCGAATTTTTTTGTGAGGAATCAAACAATGTCAAGTCAATTTGTATATACGATGCACCGTGTCAGCAAAGTGGTGCCACCGAAGCGTCATATTCTTAAAGATATTTCCCTAAGCTTTTTCCCGGGTGCAAAAATCGGGGTGCTTGGCTTAAATGGTGCAGGTAAATCCACTTTGCTCCGCATTATGGCAGGCGTTGATAAAGAGTTTGAAGGTGAAGCTCGTCCACAACCAGGCATTAAAATCGGTTATTTGCCCCAAGAGCCGAAGCTCGATCCACAACAAACCGTACGTGAAGCCGTAGAAGAAGCCGTAGCCGAAGTAAAAAATGCCTTAACCCAGCTTGATGAAGTGTATGCACAATATGCTGATGAAAATGCCGATTTCGACAAATTAGCGGCAAAACAAGCCGAGCTGGAAGCAATTATTCAAACTCACGATGGTCATAACCTACAAAATCAGTTAGAGCGTGCAGCCGATGCACTTCGCTTGCCAGATTGGGATGCAAAAATCGAACATTTATCAGGGGGTGAACGCCGCCGTGTAGCACTTTGTCGCCTATTACTTGAAAAACCAGATATGCTCTTATTAGACGAGCCAACCAACCACTTGGATGCAGAATCTGTGGCGTGGTTAGAGCGTTTCTTACACGACTACGAAGGCACAGTGGTGGCAATTACTCATGACCGTTACTTCTTAGATAACGTGGCAGGCTGGATCTTGGAGCTTGACCGTGGTGAAGGTATTCCTTGGGAAGGTAACTACTCTTCTTGGTTAGAGCAGAAAGAGAAACGCCTTGCCCAAGAGCAAGCGGCAGAATCCGCTCGTCAAAAATCCATTGAGAAAGAGTTGGAATGGGTACGCCAAAATCCAAAAGGCCGCCAAGCGAAAAGCAAAGCTCGTATGGCACGCTTTGAAGAGCTTAATAGTGGCGAATACCAAAAACGCAACGAAACGAATGAACTCTTTATTCCACCTGGCCCACGCCTAGGCGATAAAGTGATTGAAGTTCAAAACTTAACCAAATCTTACGGTGACCGCACGTTAATTGATGATTTATCGTTCAGCATTCCAAAAGGGGCGATTGTCGGCATTATCGGGGCGAACGGTGCAGGTAAATCGACGCTATTTCGTATGCTATCAGGTCAAGAACAGCCAGATAACGGCTCTATCGTAATGGGCGAAACCGTGGTGCTTGCCTCGGTGGATCAGTTCCGTGATTCAATGAATGACAGCAAAACCGTGTGGGAAGAAGTCTCGAACGGACAAGATATTTTAACCATCGGCAACTTTGAAATTCCAAGCCGTGCTTATGTTGGTCGTTTCAACTTCAAAGGCATAGATCAACAAAAACGTGTCGGCGAATTATCAGGCGGTGAGCGTGGTCGTTTGCACTTAGCTAAACTTCTCCAACGCGGTGGTAACGTGCTGTTACTGGACGAACCGACCAATGACCTTGACGTAGAAACCCTGCGTGCATTGGAAAATGCGATCTTAGAATTCCCGGGCTGTGCAATGGTGATCTCGCACGACCGCTGGTTCTTAGACCGTATCGCGACTCACATTTTAGACTACGGCGATGAGGGCAAAGTGACCTTCTACGAAGGCAACTTCTCCGACTACGAAGAGTGGAAAAAGAAAACCTTTGGTGAAGCTGCCACCCAACCGCACCGTGTGAAATATAAACGGATTGCGAAGTAATAAACTAAAAAGCTCAAATCTATTCAGATTTGAGCTTTTTAATATCTCTATGTATAAAATAGAACTTATTTTTTACAAGAAGAAACTGCTTCAATAATTGAAATGCCCATAAATGTCGCATTTTCACATACAGGACCTGAACCATCGTGTCCACGTACACCAGTACAAGCAGCTAATGTTGCAACAACAGAGGCAATTGCAAAAAGTTTGATTGCTTTTTTCATATTTTTTCTCCTTTAAAGTCAAAAGCTGGGGCATTATATTAGAAATCACCTTTAAAAAAAACAATTTAATCATATCTAATGTATGTTTTTTATGCTCTCAATCTACTTTGCTACAATTGCGGTATAAATCTTCCTACAAGCGGTTCAATTTTGGTAGAATTTTACCAAAGCTAGGTTACAGAAAGGAAAAATATGACAGAAGAAAAACTTGTCCGCCAAGTGGTCTTAGATACGGAAACTACAGGTATGAATATGGCTGGAGGCCCTCCTCAAATCGGACATAATATTATTGAAATAGGTGCTGTTGAGGTTATTAATCGCCGATTAACTGGAAGAACTTACCACGCTTACATTAAGCCTCCGCGTAAAGTTGATGAAGAAGCCATTAAAGTTCACGGCATTACCAACGAATTTTTACAAGATAAGCCTGCTTTTGCCGAAATTGCTGATGAGTTCTTAGCGTTTATCAGCGGAGCTGAGTTGATCATTCACAATGCACCCTTCGATGTAGCATTTATGGATCAAGAATTCTCTTATCTTCAACATCCACCAACAAAAACCAAAGAAATTTGTACTATTACCGATAGCCTTCAGCTGGCACGAAAAATGTACCCAGGTAAACGGAATAATTTAGACGCATTATGTGATCGCTTAGGCATTGATAATAGTAAACGTGTACTTCACGGTGCCTTGCTGGATGCGGAAATTCTAGCAGATGTTTTCCTAATGATGACAGGCGGTCAGATTTCATTATTAGGTGAGGAAGAAGTAGAAAAAACATCAGCAACGATTGAAATTGAGACTGAGATAGAAGAACAATTTTCAGAGATAGTATTAAATGCTGAAGATGCTATTATTATAAAAGCCACAGATGAGGAAGAAGAATCACATTCAGCATTATTGAGATTAATTGAAAAGAAATCAAAAGGAAATTGCTTGTGGGCAAAGAGTGCAACAGAAGAAATAACACCGAATCATCATTAGTCTCAAAGACAAAAACCCAGCTTTTGCTGGGTTTTTAACTCGTATTTTACTGATTATTCAGCAACTACGTTTACAGTCACAGTTGCATTCACTTCTGGATGTAAGTGAACTTTAACTTCATGTTCGCCAGTTGTACGAAGTGGACCTTCGCTTAAACGAACTTCAGATTTAGCAACTTCAACGCCTGCTGCGGTTAATGCTTCAGCAATATCTTTTGCAGAAACAGAACCGAATAAACGACCATCATCACCTGCTGTTGCAGATACTGATACAGATGCAATTTCAGTAATTTTAGCTGCACGTTTTTGTGCTGCTGATAACACTTCTGCTGCTTTCGCTTCTAATTCAGCACGACGAGCTTCAAAATGAGCAATATTTGCTTCAGTTGCCATAACTGCTTTACCTTGTGGGATTAAGAAGTTACGAGCAAAACCAGATTTAACAGTTACTTTCTCACCTACAGAACCGAGGTGAGCAACTTTATCTAATAAAATAACTTGCATTGTACTCTCTCCTGATTATTGGTGGTTATCAGTATATGGAAGTAACGCAAGGTAGCGAGCACGTTTGATTGCACGAGCTAGTTGACGTTGATACTTCGCACGAGTACCAGTAATACGGCTAGGAACAATCTTGCCGCTTTCAGAAATGTAGTTCTTTAATGTAGCGATATCTTTGTAATCGATTTCAACAACATTTTCCGCTGTAAAACGGCAGAACTTACGACGACGGAAATAACGTGCCATTTGGCTTCTCCTGATCTATAAATTCAATTTGTTCGGTGTGTAAGACTAACTGATTTAAACCGTTAAAGTCCTTGTGAGTATGGATAAAACCCTTAATTCTCACACGCTCACCGAGCTTAATTTGTTGGGTTAAATAACTAAATTGATTGCCTGCCAAAATCACTTGAATTTTGCACCACGCTTGGCGTTCTAAATTGACTTCTGTTTGATTTGAACGGTGTTCTAACCAAAAACTGTAATGTGGAACTCCAAGAGGGCTTAGGCTTTGTTTAACCCTTGTGGAAATTCTGCCACTTAAGATTAAACAGTTATCAATCGGCGAATTATTCGCCTGCTTCCTCTGATTCAACTTCAGCTACCGCTTCAGTAACTTTGCTTTCTTTAGCTTTCACCATTAGTGATGCTTCAGTTACTGCTGCTTTAGTGTGAACGATTAAGTTACGAAGAACAGCATCGTTATAACGGAAGTTAGTTTCTAACTCGTCGATTACACTTTGAGGTGCTTCTACATTCATTAACACATAATGTGCTTTGTGAAGTTTGTTGATTGGGTATGCTAATTGACGACGACCCCAATCTTCTAAGCGATGAACTTGACCGCCAGCTTCTTTAACAGATGCTGTGTAACGCTCAATCATTGCTGGTACTTGTTCGCTTTGATCTGGATGAACCATAAAAACGATTTCGTAGTGACGCATTGACTATCCTTACGGGTTAGCAGCCTCCAACGTTAGCCAGTCACCAACTTGTGGAAGCAAGGATTAAAAAAGGGATGTGACTGAACGGCAGGATTATACTGAAAAAAGCCTATTTTGCAAGCAACAATTCAGCTTTTTGCAAAAAATCCTAACAAAACAACAGCTTGTAATCAAACAAATAAATAAAGTACAATACGCAAACGTTTGCTTTCTCATTTTATCAAGGAATCATATGAATATTTTAATTATCGGAAATGGTGGTCGTGAACACGCTTTAGCTTGGAAAGTACGGCAATCTCCATTAGCAGATAAAGTTTTTGTTGCTCCAGGAAATGCAGGAACAGAAACCGAAAATGGTATTGAAAATGTTGCTATTTCAAGTACAAATTTAGACGCATTAGTCGCTTTTGCGAAAGAAAACAATATTGGTTTAACGATTGTCGGCCCCGAAGCGCCATTAGTTGCTGGCGTGGTTGATGCTTTTCGTACCAATGGTTTAACCATTTTCGGTCCTACTCAAACTGCCGCACAATTAGAAGGTTCAAAAGCATTCACCAAAGATTTCTTAGCTCGTCATAATATTCCAACCGCTGAATATCAAAACTTTAGCGAAGTTGAACCTGCCCTTGCTTATTTGAAAGAAAAAGGGGCTCCAATTGTGATCAAAGCTGACGGTTTAGCTGCAGGCAAAGGTGTGATTGTAGCGATGACATTACAAGAAGCTGAAGATGCGGTGCGTGATATGCTTTCAGGTAATGCGTTTGGCGAGGCAGGAAGCTGTGTTGTTATTGAAGAATTTTTAGATGGAGAAGAGGCTAGCTTCATCGTGATGGTGGATGGCAAAAATATTGAGCCAATGGCAACTTCGCAAGATCATAAACGCGTGGGAGAGGGCGATAAAGGCTTGAACACCGGCGGAATGGGAGCTTATTCACCTGCATCCGTTGTCACGCCTGAAATTCATCATCGTGTGATGGAAGAAATTATCTACCCAACTGTGCGTGGTATGGCAAGTGAAAATAATCCTTACACGGGCTTTTTATACGCAGGTTTAATGATTATGCCAAATGGTCAGCCTAAAGTGATTGAATTTAATTGTCGCTTTGGCGACCCTGAAACACAGCCAATTATGATGCGTTTAGAGTCCGACTTGGTTGAACTTTGCTTAAAAGCCTGTGCGGGCAAATTAGACACGATTAAATCAAAATGGTGTGAACAAGCAGCTCTTGGTATCGTCCTAGCTGCCCAAGGCTACCCTGCCGATTATCGCAAAAGCGATGAAATAACTGGCATTCCCACCGCCACACAAGAGCAAAAAGTTTTCTTAGCGGGTGTTGAGCAAAAAGAGGGCAAATTAGTCACCAATGGCGGACGTGTACTTTGTGCCACTGCATTGGGTAACAGTGTATTTGAAGCCCAGCAAAAAGCCCTTGGGCTTGCCGAACAAATTAAATGGACAGGCAAATTCTATCGGCGAGATATTGGTTATCGGGCAATTGCTAGAGAGCAGGCAAAATAAGCTAAAAAAATAAAGGCATACTTTTGTATGCCTTTATTTTTGCGGCTATAAGCCACTTTATTTGCAACCTAAATGGGCAATTAATGTGCTTTGTAAAAATTTGCCCAAAAACAACCGCTTGAGCTGATTATTGGTGTTGATGATTTTTGTGAAGTTTAATCCAATTGTAATAACCGTAAATTGAGTTACAAAGATACATCACATACATCGCCAATAATGGCAAGCTGGTTTCACCGTTTTGGAAATACACCGCACTCCAGAGCGAAATCGTCATAATATTGACGATAATCCACAACGCCCATTGTTCACGGTATCTTAATACCATCAGAATTTGTGCGACAATTGAAATAACCACCGTTGCACCATCGAGTAACGGTAAAGCACTGTCTAAATATTTCAGTAATTCAACATAAAGAAAAGTCCCAACAATGGCTGAAATAATCACAATCCCCCACTGCTTAGCAGTTAGAGCTTTTGCTATCACTTCCTCTACCCCTGCATTATTCACCGTATTTTGGCTTGTCATATTTTTACGCCAGAAATAGAACCCGATAAATTGCACTGGTACATAAACGAGTAAATTTAACATCATCTCGCCATAAAGCTGGAAAGTGTAGGAAATATAAGCATAAAGTGATACAGAAATTAAGCCGAAAAAGTAGTTGCTAATTTTTCCTTTACCAACAAATACTACACACAAAATACCTGTAATAGCCGCTATAGTGGCAATCCAACTGTCTGGCTGGTATATGAAAATGCCAATTTGAATCGCAAGAAAAGTCAATAACCAACCTGCTTCAAATTTAGTCCAACCACCAAAGAACTCTTGTTTTAATTTTGTTGAAAATGATAAATCGTGCATATCTGTCTCCAATATAAAATGTAAAAAATACATATCAAATCACAGAGCATAAAAGCATAAAAAGCAAAATTAAGTAAAGAAAATTTTACTTAAAGTTTAATTTCTCTTTTTTACTTCTGTGCTCAGTAATGCTTCTGAACGTTTAAAAGTATCATCTGCTCTGCTAAACTCACCTGTTTGGTTATTCAGAAAGAAATGGCGATACTCATTGACCCATAACGCCGTTGCTCCACAAACTGCCACAGGCATTACTACCAGATTCACAACTGGAATCATCATAAACAAGCTCACTAACGCACCAAAGGTAAAATTAAGCGTGCGATATTGTGCAAGTGCATTTCGCATACGTTGAAAAGTAATTTTATGATTATCAAACGGATAGTCACAATATTGAATTGCAATCAACCACGCACCGAACATAAATGTGAGAATAGGTACAATGGTTTGCCCAACTACAGGTAAAAACCCCAGTACAAAAAGGACAATCAATCGTGGAATGCTATACATCATTTTTTTCCATTCACGTTTTAGCATCCTTGGTAAATCTTTTAACATTGCACCGAACGACATATCGCCTAACGGCTCACCAGTAAGCTGTAACTCAACTTTTTCTGCCAGTAAACCATTAAAAGGCGCGGCAACAAAATTTGCCAGTGTGGTGAAGGCAAAATAAAATCCAACCAAGATCATTAAAAAAATCAGAGGAATTAAGATAAAGCTAATCCATTCCAACCACGTCGGTAATAGTAATGCCAATAATCCGCCGATATTGGCAAAAAATGCCCATATCAATCCAATCATTAACACGGTATTAATCACAATTGGGAAAAGC is a genomic window containing:
- the rsxA gene encoding electron transport complex subunit RsxA, which codes for MVDYILLIISTALINNFVLVKFLGLCPFMGVSKKVETAIGMGMATTFVLTVASLSAYLVEAYLLVPLNAQFLRTLVFILVIAVIVQLTEMIVHKTSPTLYRLLGIYLPLITTNCAVLGVALLNVNLANNLVESVLYGFGAAVGFSLVLVLFAALRERLAAADVPRPFQGAAIALITAGLMSLAFMGFTGLVKL
- the pnuC gene encoding nicotinamide riboside transporter PnuC produces the protein MHDLSFSTKLKQEFFGGWTKFEAGWLLTFLAIQIGIFIYQPDSWIATIAAITGILCVVFVGKGKISNYFFGLISVSLYAYISYTFQLYGEMMLNLLVYVPVQFIGFYFWRKNMTSQNTVNNAGVEEVIAKALTAKQWGIVIISAIVGTFLYVELLKYLDSALPLLDGATVVISIVAQILMVLRYREQWALWIIVNIMTISLWSAVYFQNGETSLPLLAMYVMYLCNSIYGYYNWIKLHKNHQHQ
- the ettA gene encoding energy-dependent translational throttle protein EttA, whose product is MSSQFVYTMHRVSKVVPPKRHILKDISLSFFPGAKIGVLGLNGAGKSTLLRIMAGVDKEFEGEARPQPGIKIGYLPQEPKLDPQQTVREAVEEAVAEVKNALTQLDEVYAQYADENADFDKLAAKQAELEAIIQTHDGHNLQNQLERAADALRLPDWDAKIEHLSGGERRRVALCRLLLEKPDMLLLDEPTNHLDAESVAWLERFLHDYEGTVVAITHDRYFLDNVAGWILELDRGEGIPWEGNYSSWLEQKEKRLAQEQAAESARQKSIEKELEWVRQNPKGRQAKSKARMARFEELNSGEYQKRNETNELFIPPGPRLGDKVIEVQNLTKSYGDRTLIDDLSFSIPKGAIVGIIGANGAGKSTLFRMLSGQEQPDNGSIVMGETVVLASVDQFRDSMNDSKTVWEEVSNGQDILTIGNFEIPSRAYVGRFNFKGIDQQKRVGELSGGERGRLHLAKLLQRGGNVLLLDEPTNDLDVETLRALENAILEFPGCAMVISHDRWFLDRIATHILDYGDEGKVTFYEGNFSDYEEWKKKTFGEAATQPHRVKYKRIAK
- the purD gene encoding phosphoribosylamine--glycine ligase — translated: MNILIIGNGGREHALAWKVRQSPLADKVFVAPGNAGTETENGIENVAISSTNLDALVAFAKENNIGLTIVGPEAPLVAGVVDAFRTNGLTIFGPTQTAAQLEGSKAFTKDFLARHNIPTAEYQNFSEVEPALAYLKEKGAPIVIKADGLAAGKGVIVAMTLQEAEDAVRDMLSGNAFGEAGSCVVIEEFLDGEEASFIVMVDGKNIEPMATSQDHKRVGEGDKGLNTGGMGAYSPASVVTPEIHHRVMEEIIYPTVRGMASENNPYTGFLYAGLMIMPNGQPKVIEFNCRFGDPETQPIMMRLESDLVELCLKACAGKLDTIKSKWCEQAALGIVLAAQGYPADYRKSDEITGIPTATQEQKVFLAGVEQKEGKLVTNGGRVLCATALGNSVFEAQQKALGLAEQIKWTGKFYRRDIGYRAIAREQAK
- the rplI gene encoding 50S ribosomal protein L9, whose amino-acid sequence is MQVILLDKVAHLGSVGEKVTVKSGFARNFLIPQGKAVMATEANIAHFEARRAELEAKAAEVLSAAQKRAAKITEIASVSVSATAGDDGRLFGSVSAKDIAEALTAAGVEVAKSEVRLSEGPLRTTGEHEVKVHLHPEVNATVTVNVVAE
- the cysZ gene encoding sulfate transporter CysZ, whose product is MSSVFLKPQNQAGLGFHYFIYGWKLLLQRQFLPFVLFPIVINTVLMIGLIWAFFANIGGLLALLLPTWLEWISFILIPLIFLMILVGFYFAFTTLANFVAAPFNGLLAEKVELQLTGEPLGDMSFGAMLKDLPRMLKREWKKMMYSIPRLIVLFVLGFLPVVGQTIVPILTFMFGAWLIAIQYCDYPFDNHKITFQRMRNALAQYRTLNFTFGALVSLFMMIPVVNLVVMPVAVCGATALWVNEYRHFFLNNQTGEFSRADDTFKRSEALLSTEVKKRN
- the priB gene encoding primosomal replication protein N, with protein sequence MNQRKQANNSPIDNCLILSGRISTRVKQSLSPLGVPHYSFWLEHRSNQTEVNLERQAWCKIQVILAGNQFSYLTQQIKLGERVRIKGFIHTHKDFNGLNQLVLHTEQIEFIDQEKPNGTLFPSS
- the rsxC gene encoding electron transport complex subunit RsxC, whose product is MSNPNLVIERIRQNKASSKLWDFPGGIHPIENKSQSNSKPIRTLNLPRFFYVPLVQHSGFPGELIVKVGDFVLKGQPLTKGEHYRQLPVHSPTSGRVIGIEPYVSTHASGLAEMTIIIETDGKDKWIERQPIEDFLSLTSDQIIQKVYEYGIAGLGGAVFPTATKLSLADKRCKLLVINGAECEPYITCDDRLMQDCARDLIEGIRILRYVLRPEEVVIAIEDNKPHAIKALEEALKGSNDMFVRAIPTKYPSGASDQLIQVLTGLEIPVGQRTIQMGIVMHNVGTAYAVKRAIIDDEPLIERVVTLTGDKIRNKGNVWARLGTPIQHLLEQVDYQADKRFPVFLGGPMMGFILPSLQSPVTKTVNCLIAPDHFEYSPPELERSCIRCSNCSDACPVGLLPQQLYWFARAEDHDKSKEYNLDACIECGVCAYVCPSYIPLIQYFRQEKAKINEIEEKARKAEEAKIRFEAREARLQKERDARTARITKAAEKRREDVANEGGVDPVKAALERLKAKKAAETVPEAPTDVQVKSNGEPDNRDVMAQRKARRLAKQAEQAVEKSENIANSEAETTETDPRKAAVAAALARAKAKKAAQQAVEKSENIANSEAETAETDPRKAAVAAALARAKAKKAAQQAVEKSENIANSEAEIAETDPRKAAVAAALARAKARKQAEQEKKQRGEENV
- the rpsR gene encoding 30S ribosomal protein S18, translating into MARYFRRRKFCRFTAENVVEIDYKDIATLKNYISESGKIVPSRITGTRAKYQRQLARAIKRARYLALLPYTDNHQ
- the rpsF gene encoding 30S ribosomal protein S6, whose translation is MRHYEIVFMVHPDQSEQVPAMIERYTASVKEAGGQVHRLEDWGRRQLAYPINKLHKAHYVLMNVEAPQSVIDELETNFRYNDAVLRNLIVHTKAAVTEASLMVKAKESKVTEAVAEVESEEAGE
- the dnaQ gene encoding DNA polymerase III subunit epsilon yields the protein MTEEKLVRQVVLDTETTGMNMAGGPPQIGHNIIEIGAVEVINRRLTGRTYHAYIKPPRKVDEEAIKVHGITNEFLQDKPAFAEIADEFLAFISGAELIIHNAPFDVAFMDQEFSYLQHPPTKTKEICTITDSLQLARKMYPGKRNNLDALCDRLGIDNSKRVLHGALLDAEILADVFLMMTGGQISLLGEEEVEKTSATIEIETEIEEQFSEIVLNAEDAIIIKATDEEEESHSALLRLIEKKSKGNCLWAKSATEEITPNHH
- the rsxB gene encoding electron transport complex subunit RsxB; amino-acid sequence: MLDLPIIVYILIAIAVIALIFGAILGYFSIKLKVESDPIVDQIDALLPQSQCGQCGYPGCKPYAEAIANGDVITKCVPGGQPLVVNLANLLGIDVPPMDGIEEPEVKVAFVIENLCIGCTKCIQACPVDAIIGTNKAMHTIIPDLCTGCELCVAPCPTNCIEMIPVKQTTQSWNWKFDQDLIIPVVNTTELQKKLVTGGGKNEQS